A window of the Dyadobacter pollutisoli genome harbors these coding sequences:
- a CDS encoding PepSY domain-containing protein, with product MTISIWRYSHLALAVSSFLLLTLASITGIVLSFQPLSEKILPYRTEGFSETTLAQTLPLLRKQYPEISELTVDKNDFVQIKGTDAEGKKLVAYIDPKTGKILGYPTAKSEFFEWVTALHRSLFIHETGRFLIGLTSFLLLLITVSGTMLIIQRQRGLKRFFTRIVRDNFAQYYHVVLGRLSLIPIFIIALSGTYLSLARFGLIETSKVSSEVDFDAIKSAPVKDPADFDIFKKVRLSEVQSIEFPFSEDPEDYYTLKLTDREVTVNQITGDMLTGVKYPTAALLTELSLDLHTGRTSGIWAILLAFASGNILFFIYSGFAMTFKRRANRMKNKYTADESEFIILVGSENGSTFGFANAIHQQLIAGGKSAYVTELNNYKVFPKASNMIVMAATYGLGNPPTNAAHFAAKLEKHKQLNPVRFSVVGFGSHGYPDFCKFAFEVDNLFAKQQWAVPTLEIHTVNDKSPDEFSQWAAGWSQQAGVALNISSGLLTTRPETPQELTVVSKTAVSGPGESFLISLRPKRRAKYTSGDLLAIYPASDHRERLYSIGKVGDDIQLSVKLHENGMGSDYLYCLNPGSVISARIVGNDHFHFPQNAGSVIMISNGTGIAPFLGMIDEQSANSNSRLYCGFRDQASFALYKASIQKNLEDKKLGSLHVAYSREGEKQYVRDLLAKDEAFVADTLKNNGVIMLCGSLSMQKNVVALLEDICQTHLGKSVSYYQSHSQVLMDCY from the coding sequence ATGACTATTTCAATATGGAGATACAGCCACCTAGCGTTGGCTGTATCTTCTTTTCTTTTACTGACCCTTGCTTCAATAACCGGTATAGTGCTGTCATTTCAGCCATTATCCGAGAAAATACTACCCTACCGCACCGAAGGTTTCAGTGAAACCACACTCGCGCAAACGCTCCCGCTGCTCCGGAAACAATACCCGGAAATCAGCGAGCTGACGGTCGACAAAAATGATTTTGTACAGATCAAAGGCACGGATGCGGAGGGGAAAAAACTGGTAGCCTACATTGATCCCAAAACAGGTAAAATCCTGGGCTACCCGACCGCGAAAAGTGAGTTTTTTGAATGGGTTACCGCCTTGCACCGCTCGCTTTTCATCCATGAAACGGGCCGGTTTTTGATTGGACTTACTTCCTTTTTGCTGCTATTGATCACCGTTTCCGGTACCATGCTGATCATACAGCGACAGCGGGGATTAAAGCGCTTTTTCACCCGCATCGTCAGGGATAATTTTGCGCAGTACTATCATGTCGTGCTGGGGCGGCTGTCCCTCATTCCGATTTTCATTATTGCACTGAGCGGCACATACCTTTCACTCGCCCGTTTCGGACTCATTGAAACGTCCAAAGTCTCATCGGAAGTGGATTTTGACGCCATTAAATCAGCACCGGTGAAAGATCCGGCTGACTTTGATATTTTCAAAAAAGTAAGGCTTTCGGAAGTACAGAGCATTGAATTTCCGTTTTCGGAAGATCCCGAAGATTACTATACGCTAAAACTCACCGACCGCGAAGTGACTGTGAACCAGATTACCGGCGACATGCTCACGGGAGTTAAATACCCCACAGCCGCATTGCTTACCGAGCTGAGCCTGGATCTGCATACTGGCCGGACTAGCGGGATTTGGGCTATTTTACTGGCATTTGCTTCGGGTAACATCCTGTTTTTCATTTACTCAGGTTTCGCCATGACTTTCAAACGCAGGGCTAACCGGATGAAAAACAAATACACCGCCGACGAAAGTGAGTTTATCATTCTGGTAGGTTCGGAAAATGGCAGCACGTTCGGCTTTGCCAATGCGATCCACCAACAACTGATCGCCGGGGGAAAATCTGCTTATGTTACGGAACTGAATAACTATAAGGTTTTCCCAAAAGCATCGAATATGATTGTGATGGCGGCGACTTACGGACTCGGCAATCCGCCTACCAATGCAGCCCATTTTGCCGCAAAATTAGAAAAGCACAAACAACTGAATCCGGTACGTTTTTCGGTGGTAGGCTTCGGCTCGCACGGCTACCCCGATTTTTGCAAATTCGCTTTTGAAGTCGATAACCTGTTTGCAAAACAGCAATGGGCCGTCCCGACCTTGGAAATACACACGGTTAATGATAAATCCCCGGACGAGTTCAGTCAGTGGGCTGCCGGCTGGTCGCAGCAGGCGGGTGTGGCGCTGAACATATCTTCCGGCTTGCTCACTACCCGGCCCGAAACGCCGCAGGAACTAACGGTGGTTTCTAAGACAGCGGTGTCGGGACCAGGAGAGTCATTTTTAATCAGCCTGCGTCCCAAACGTCGTGCAAAATACACGTCCGGCGACCTGTTGGCGATATACCCTGCAAGTGATCATCGCGAGCGGCTTTATTCTATTGGCAAGGTTGGAGACGACATTCAATTGAGTGTAAAGCTGCACGAAAACGGGATGGGTTCCGATTATTTATATTGTCTTAATCCAGGGAGTGTTATCAGTGCGCGGATTGTCGGCAATGATCATTTTCATTTTCCTCAAAACGCAGGTTCGGTGATTATGATCTCCAACGGGACAGGCATTGCACCATTTCTCGGCATGATCGATGAGCAGAGTGCCAATTCAAATAGCCGTTTGTACTGCGGATTCCGCGATCAGGCCTCTTTCGCACTTTATAAAGCTTCAATCCAAAAGAACCTGGAAGACAAAAAACTGGGCAGCCTGCATGTAGCCTATTCCCGCGAGGGCGAAAAACAATACGTGAGAGACTTGCTGGCGAAGGACGAAGCTTTTGTGGCGGATACCTTGAAAAACAATGGTGTGATCATGCTCTGCGGGTCTTTATCAATGCAAAAGAATGTGGTCGCATTGCTGGAAGACATTTGCCAAACCCATCTTGGCAAAAGCGTCAGCTACTACCAGTCGCACAGCCAGGTACTCATGGACTGTTATTGA
- a CDS encoding FAD:protein FMN transferase: MKNWFAILLMLWCLDLQAQVLRKRTTMLMGGRFDITIVAKDSAAAEMNIDTVIAEITRIENLISDWKPTSQVSQVNANAGISPIKVDKEVFELTERALELSKLTGGAFDISFAAMDRIWKFDGSMTVMPTAAAIKKSVEKVGYQNIILDKAHSTIFLKLKGMKIGFGALGEGYAADQCREMMLKRGIKAGIVNGSGDMSTWGKQPDGSDWIIGISDPVHQGELFAVVPLRQGAVVTSGSYEKFVTFNGKRYSHIINPATGYPASGLTSVTVFGPSAERANGFSTSLMVLGKETGLKLINRFPEFSCVMITDAGKVATSKNFDISQYQPQ; encoded by the coding sequence ATGAAAAATTGGTTTGCTATTTTGCTAATGCTTTGGTGTCTTGATTTGCAGGCTCAGGTTTTGCGGAAGAGGACTACTATGCTGATGGGCGGGCGGTTCGACATTACCATCGTGGCGAAGGATTCTGCTGCGGCGGAAATGAATATTGATACCGTCATTGCCGAAATAACCCGGATCGAGAACCTGATATCGGATTGGAAACCCACTTCGCAGGTATCGCAGGTGAATGCAAATGCAGGAATTAGCCCCATTAAAGTAGATAAAGAGGTTTTTGAATTGACGGAAAGAGCACTCGAACTTTCTAAATTAACCGGCGGTGCTTTTGACATCAGCTTTGCGGCCATGGACAGGATCTGGAAATTCGATGGCTCCATGACGGTGATGCCGACTGCTGCAGCCATCAAAAAATCCGTTGAAAAAGTGGGCTATCAGAACATTATCCTCGATAAAGCGCATTCCACTATTTTCCTGAAACTGAAAGGGATGAAGATCGGGTTCGGTGCATTGGGCGAAGGTTACGCAGCAGATCAATGTCGGGAAATGATGTTGAAAAGGGGCATTAAAGCGGGAATTGTTAATGGTTCCGGGGATATGAGCACATGGGGAAAGCAACCCGACGGCAGCGACTGGATCATTGGTATCAGCGACCCGGTTCATCAGGGTGAACTTTTCGCAGTGGTACCGCTTCGGCAAGGTGCTGTGGTGACTTCGGGGAGCTACGAAAAGTTTGTGACTTTCAATGGCAAGCGTTATTCGCACATTATCAATCCTGCCACTGGCTACCCGGCCTCAGGACTGACGAGCGTGACAGTTTTCGGCCCCAGCGCCGAAAGGGCCAATGGTTTCAGTACTTCACTAATGGTTTTGGGTAAAGAAACCGGGTTAAAACTGATCAACCGTTTTCCCGAATTCAGCTGCGTAATGATTACCGACGCCGGGAAAGTCGCTACTTCTAAAAACTTTGACATTTCCCAGTACCAACCTCAATAA
- a CDS encoding PQQ-dependent sugar dehydrogenase: MKPISRKLVVLALLLIACKSSTREGIGPVADESVKVTEAFPQLTFQSPVDLTHANDGSNRLFVLEQEGTIRVFDNNSSTATSQEFLNIKSKVSYGGEAGLLGLTFHPDYKNNGYFFLNYTRKTGGKLETAIVRYKVSASNKNQADAASETVLFTFDQPFDNHNGGAVKFGKDGYLYVSTGDGGSWGDPSNNGQNKSAFLGKILRVDVNSTEKGNYGIPKDNPFAGNKEGFREEIYAYGLRNPWRISFDDATNTLWAGDVGQNAREEIDIIVKGGNYGWRRKESVDCYNPKKDCGESGLIDPVLDMPQSKGEHSITGGFVYRGNNVPALRGKYIFGDYVSGRVFALETKDGKAVKNTILAEGVGQISAFGTDAANELYICNHGTGKILKLVRK; the protein is encoded by the coding sequence ATGAAACCAATCTCCCGAAAGCTAGTTGTGCTGGCACTATTGCTGATTGCTTGTAAGTCGTCCACGCGGGAAGGTATCGGCCCGGTGGCGGACGAAAGCGTGAAGGTGACCGAGGCATTTCCTCAGCTAACATTCCAGTCTCCCGTGGACCTGACACATGCTAACGATGGTTCAAACAGGTTGTTTGTGTTGGAACAAGAAGGAACGATCCGGGTTTTTGACAATAACAGCAGCACAGCTACTTCCCAGGAATTTCTGAATATTAAATCAAAGGTGAGCTATGGCGGCGAAGCGGGACTACTCGGTCTGACTTTTCACCCGGATTACAAAAACAATGGTTACTTCTTTTTGAACTATACAAGGAAAACTGGCGGTAAGCTTGAAACCGCGATTGTTCGGTATAAAGTCAGCGCTTCCAATAAAAACCAGGCGGATGCGGCCAGTGAGACGGTTTTATTCACATTTGATCAACCTTTTGATAACCATAATGGTGGCGCTGTGAAATTTGGCAAAGACGGCTACCTGTACGTTTCCACGGGCGACGGCGGGAGCTGGGGAGATCCCAGCAATAATGGGCAAAACAAAAGTGCTTTTCTGGGGAAAATATTGAGAGTTGATGTGAATAGTACTGAAAAAGGTAACTACGGAATTCCCAAAGACAATCCTTTTGCAGGCAATAAGGAGGGTTTTAGAGAGGAAATTTATGCATACGGGCTACGGAATCCGTGGAGGATCAGTTTTGATGACGCTACCAATACACTTTGGGCGGGAGACGTCGGACAAAATGCGAGGGAGGAGATCGATATCATTGTAAAAGGAGGCAACTACGGCTGGCGCAGGAAGGAAAGTGTCGACTGCTACAATCCTAAAAAAGATTGTGGTGAAAGCGGGTTGATCGATCCTGTACTGGACATGCCACAGTCGAAAGGAGAGCATTCCATTACCGGTGGTTTTGTTTACCGGGGTAACAATGTTCCTGCGCTTCGGGGAAAATATATTTTTGGAGATTATGTGAGCGGCCGCGTGTTTGCATTGGAAACGAAAGATGGTAAGGCGGTCAAAAACACGATACTTGCTGAGGGAGTAGGGCAGATCTCAGCTTTCGGGACCGACGCCGCCAATGAGCTGTATATTTGTAACCATGGAACGGGGAAGATTTTGAAACTGGTGAGGAAGTAG
- a CDS encoding TonB-dependent receptor plug domain-containing protein, which yields MKATFTCIFCISALWANAQTGTDTLKSNALQEVVITASRVSESILVSPVSVQKVNRSTIALSPALSFFDGLENAQGIHMITPSLSFKVLNARGFSNTTNVRFAQLVDGMDVQSPHIGGAIGNSLGPTDLDIDNVEILPGTASALYGMNTVNGLANFFTKNPFTSEGLSIQQKTAVNHINDRHSKAKPFSETTLRFAKVISPKWAFKINGALTKGYDWIASDQTELNANANSSTQLFGADNPAQDPVNSYGNESSDRKTITLGGKKYVVSRTGYQEMDVVDYNLQNIKADAGIYYKIAPDAMLTYTYHFSQLDNVYQRANRFRLQNYLLQQQAIQYQSRSIQAKLYINSENTGRSYNLRSMGENMDRSYKPDNAWYADFTTGFNQSAAGGATVAAALKQARAAADAGRYVPGTDSFNQQLQKLQDINNWDVGAALRVKASLVHAEVQANLTETYLHSLKTKYDIDLLIGADHRTYIIVPDGNYFVNPVAGKEGKNISYGKTGGFISISKGLMQSKLKLGAILRADKNDYFSTTFNPRLSAVYSPVYDHNFRVSFQSGYRFPSIFEAYSNVNSGGVKRVGGLPVMSSGIFENAWLATSITAFQNAVLADINQNGLSQVAAIEKNKGLLKKSPYTYMKPEHARTWEAGYKGLFFNKTLYANADMYVSRFSNFIAQANMNVPNSKDAATIPVDLYDKAKQSPYRMYTNSQSIIYNYGFSAGLNYQYKKDLIISVNTTFAKLKNAEKQDGLEDGFNTPKWIYNISLSKKNLIKNTDATIAYKWQSGYYSQTFLVTGQVPSYGSLDAQATYHLPAVKSIIKIGASNLLNHYYNSFLGGPSVGGMYYVTVGYGIN from the coding sequence ATGAAGGCAACTTTTACTTGTATTTTCTGCATTTCCGCTCTCTGGGCAAACGCTCAAACCGGTACCGATACACTCAAAAGTAATGCACTGCAGGAGGTGGTCATCACTGCGTCCAGGGTTAGTGAAAGTATCCTCGTATCGCCGGTAAGCGTCCAAAAAGTAAACCGCAGCACCATTGCATTATCCCCCGCCCTTTCCTTTTTTGATGGGTTAGAAAATGCGCAGGGAATACACATGATCACTCCTTCACTGAGCTTTAAAGTTTTGAATGCCAGGGGATTTTCAAACACGACCAATGTACGTTTTGCACAGCTCGTGGATGGTATGGACGTGCAGTCGCCGCATATCGGAGGCGCTATCGGGAATTCGCTTGGCCCCACTGACCTGGACATTGATAATGTTGAAATTTTGCCGGGTACTGCCTCTGCTTTGTATGGGATGAACACGGTGAATGGTCTGGCCAACTTCTTTACTAAAAATCCTTTCACGTCCGAGGGCCTTTCCATACAGCAGAAAACCGCAGTTAACCACATCAACGACCGCCATAGCAAAGCCAAACCGTTTTCAGAAACAACATTGCGTTTCGCGAAAGTCATCTCGCCAAAATGGGCATTTAAAATCAATGGGGCATTGACAAAAGGATACGACTGGATCGCTTCTGACCAAACGGAGCTCAATGCAAATGCTAACAGCAGCACGCAACTGTTTGGCGCAGATAATCCTGCCCAGGATCCTGTAAACAGCTATGGCAATGAAAGTTCTGACAGAAAAACGATTACGCTTGGCGGAAAAAAGTATGTGGTAAGCCGCACGGGATATCAGGAAATGGATGTGGTGGATTATAACCTGCAAAATATCAAGGCCGACGCCGGTATTTATTACAAAATCGCGCCGGACGCCATGCTGACCTACACGTATCATTTCAGCCAGCTTGACAATGTGTACCAGCGGGCCAACCGTTTTCGGCTGCAAAATTATCTGCTTCAGCAACAAGCCATTCAGTATCAGTCCAGGTCCATTCAGGCGAAGCTGTACATCAATTCTGAAAACACAGGAAGGTCGTACAATCTGCGATCCATGGGCGAGAATATGGACCGCAGCTACAAGCCTGACAATGCCTGGTATGCTGATTTCACGACGGGATTCAACCAATCCGCGGCAGGCGGCGCGACCGTGGCCGCTGCATTAAAACAGGCAAGGGCAGCGGCAGACGCAGGACGATATGTACCTGGTACAGATTCATTTAACCAACAGCTTCAAAAACTCCAGGACATCAACAACTGGGACGTCGGCGCGGCGTTACGGGTAAAAGCAAGCCTGGTACACGCCGAAGTGCAGGCAAACCTGACAGAAACTTATTTGCATTCTCTCAAAACCAAATACGACATTGACCTGCTCATCGGGGCCGACCATAGAACGTATATCATTGTTCCGGATGGTAATTATTTTGTAAATCCGGTAGCCGGTAAAGAAGGCAAAAACATCAGCTACGGCAAAACAGGCGGCTTCATTTCAATCAGCAAAGGATTGATGCAAAGCAAATTAAAGCTGGGGGCCATTTTACGGGCCGATAAAAACGACTATTTCTCTACCACATTCAACCCCAGACTGAGCGCGGTTTACAGTCCTGTTTACGACCATAATTTCAGGGTTTCGTTCCAAAGCGGCTACCGTTTCCCGAGCATTTTTGAGGCTTACAGCAATGTCAATAGCGGCGGTGTAAAACGCGTGGGCGGACTGCCGGTTATGTCCAGCGGGATTTTCGAAAATGCATGGCTGGCTACCTCCATTACCGCATTCCAGAACGCGGTACTTGCCGACATTAATCAGAATGGTTTGTCTCAGGTTGCGGCCATTGAAAAGAACAAAGGATTGCTCAAAAAGAGCCCGTACACCTACATGAAACCCGAGCACGCCCGTACATGGGAGGCTGGTTATAAAGGCCTTTTTTTCAACAAAACCCTTTATGCAAATGCGGATATGTATGTGAGCCGGTTCAGCAATTTTATCGCTCAGGCCAATATGAATGTGCCCAATTCAAAAGATGCAGCAACGATTCCGGTTGATTTGTATGATAAAGCAAAACAGTCGCCGTACCGGATGTATACCAACTCACAGTCCATTATTTACAATTACGGGTTCAGTGCTGGTTTGAATTATCAATACAAAAAAGACCTGATCATTTCGGTCAATACCACTTTTGCAAAACTAAAAAACGCGGAGAAACAGGACGGGCTGGAAGACGGATTTAATACCCCGAAATGGATTTATAATATCTCCCTGTCGAAGAAAAACCTCATCAAAAACACGGACGCGACGATAGCTTACAAATGGCAGTCGGGCTACTACTCGCAGACATTTTTGGTAACGGGCCAGGTACCTTCCTACGGCA